A genome region from Chryseobacterium sp. G0186 includes the following:
- a CDS encoding DUF3347 domain-containing protein yields the protein MKNLTLSIIAVIMAFVTVSCNQASNKNEQSSKDTTVVSQEHPASHLKGDDTATTPDVSGTPSGQDAEAKNFSIAPIVTDYLSLKNALVSDDDKAAASAGKKLLATLNKMDMKSIPADKHKKYMDIADDAKEHAEHIGENVGNIHHQREHLASLGEDLKDLIDLFGTSQTLYQDHCPMFNEGKGAVWLSETKEIKNPYYGSKMISCGSVKKQY from the coding sequence ATGAAAAATCTAACATTATCAATCATTGCTGTTATCATGGCATTTGTAACAGTATCATGCAATCAGGCATCCAACAAAAACGAGCAGTCTTCAAAAGATACTACTGTTGTATCACAAGAACATCCTGCTTCCCACTTAAAAGGGGATGACACTGCAACTACCCCCGACGTTAGCGGTACACCGAGCGGTCAGGATGCAGAAGCTAAAAACTTTTCTATTGCACCTATAGTTACCGATTATCTATCATTAAAGAATGCTCTTGTTTCGGACGATGACAAAGCTGCCGCCAGTGCAGGGAAAAAACTGTTAGCTACGTTGAACAAAATGGATATGAAATCCATTCCTGCCGATAAACACAAAAAGTACATGGACATAGCAGACGATGCAAAAGAGCATGCAGAACATATTGGCGAAAATGTTGGTAATATCCACCACCAGCGGGAACATTTAGCCTCACTTGGCGAAGATTTGAAAGACCTGATTGATTTGTTCGGTACATCACAAACATTGTATCAAGACCATTGCCCAATGTTCAATGAAGGTAAGGGTGCTGTTTGGTTAAGCGAAACAAAGGAAATCAAAAATCCTTACTACGGTTCAAAAATGATTAGCTGTGGTTCTGTAAAAAAGCAGTATTAA
- a CDS encoding efflux RND transporter permease subunit — translation MVQKIIELSLKNRYIVLLIAAGLLVWGISAVKKNPIDAIPDLSENQVIVFTEWMGRSPQTIEDQVTYPLVSNLQGIPKVKNVRGTSMFGMSFVYIIFDDDVDVYWARTRVMERLNYAQRLLPQEVVPTLGPDGTGVGHIYWYHLDAPQMELGEQRALQDWYIKLALQTVPGVAEVASFGGYEKQYQLVVDPVKLQYYNISLMDVMNKVKANNNDVGGRKFEMADMAYIIRGLGYIKNTADIEKIAVGNYNGIPVRVKDIGSVQMGGDLRLGIFDQNGEGEVVGGIVVMRYGENADQVIKAVKEKIKDVEKGLPAGVTLKTSYDRSTLIEAAIENIKHKLAEEIIAVAFIVILFLFHWRSALSIIIQIPVTVAISFIILNAFGLSSNIMSLTGIALAIGVIVDNGIIMSENSYRNLSVWQNERKQKTSDPS, via the coding sequence ATGGTACAAAAAATAATAGAACTGTCCTTGAAAAACAGGTATATCGTGCTGCTTATAGCAGCCGGTTTACTTGTTTGGGGCATTTCAGCAGTTAAGAAAAATCCGATAGATGCAATTCCTGACCTAAGTGAAAACCAAGTAATAGTTTTCACTGAATGGATGGGACGCAGTCCACAGACTATCGAAGACCAAGTAACCTACCCTTTAGTAAGCAACTTACAGGGAATACCCAAAGTAAAGAACGTAAGAGGCACATCAATGTTCGGAATGAGTTTCGTGTATATCATCTTCGATGACGATGTTGATGTTTATTGGGCTCGTACACGAGTCATGGAAAGACTTAATTATGCTCAAAGGCTATTGCCACAGGAGGTTGTACCAACGCTTGGTCCTGATGGGACAGGCGTTGGTCATATATACTGGTATCATTTGGATGCACCGCAGATGGAACTTGGAGAGCAGCGCGCATTGCAGGATTGGTATATCAAGTTAGCACTGCAAACTGTACCAGGTGTTGCAGAAGTAGCCTCCTTTGGAGGATATGAAAAACAATATCAGTTAGTCGTTGACCCCGTAAAGCTCCAGTATTACAATATCTCCCTTATGGATGTAATGAATAAAGTAAAAGCAAACAACAATGATGTTGGTGGTCGCAAATTTGAAATGGCAGATATGGCTTACATTATACGAGGTTTGGGGTATATAAAGAATACTGCTGATATTGAAAAAATTGCAGTAGGCAACTATAATGGCATTCCGGTAAGAGTAAAAGACATCGGAAGCGTACAAATGGGCGGAGATTTGCGGCTGGGTATATTTGACCAAAATGGAGAAGGAGAAGTTGTGGGAGGAATTGTAGTAATGCGCTATGGCGAAAATGCAGACCAAGTGATAAAAGCCGTTAAAGAAAAAATCAAAGATGTTGAAAAAGGTTTACCGGCTGGCGTAACATTAAAAACTTCTTATGACAGAAGTACATTAATCGAAGCAGCTATCGAAAATATCAAACATAAGCTCGCAGAGGAAATTATTGCAGTCGCCTTTATTGTAATTCTTTTCCTGTTCCACTGGCGGAGTGCATTAAGTATCATTATTCAAATTCCAGTTACCGTTGCCATCAGTTTTATCATATTGAACGCTTTTGGGTTATCATCCAATATTATGTCCCTTACCGGAATTGCGCTGGCAATCGGGGTAATTGTAGATAACGGAATTATAATGTCAGAGAACTCTTATAGAAATCTTTCCGTTTGGCAAAATGAGCGTAAACAAAAAACATCCGACCCATCATGA